The DNA sequence CTTGAGATTAAGAACGAGGTCTCTTACCCaaggaaagttttttttttaattaatatcaataaaaaaaaattcaaattttcaaaaataatacaaataatttctacTGATTactttcaattgaaaatttcagctcagcaatcaatttttcaataaaatacatagataccttttttgtagagaattttgtCCTCTACAAGTTTAgtccttatcatttttatcatatctttGATAGTTAACCCGCAATTTAAGTTCAAAGCTCGAGAAATCATCAGAATTTTTTCtcctgaagaaaaaaaaaattacctgagcttttaaaattgaatttacagCAGAATTATCTggtttttatcaaaattgataaagaaattttttgtagagaatttaatgagCTACAAATTCAGTCCTTATCATTTTTCTCATATCTCTAATATTTATCCcgcaatttgaattttaaagtcCAAAAACTTCTAATACTTAGTCGTCTAGcttaatcgattaatcgatCTATCGTTTGACAACTCGACTGCAATATTTTGTCTCGATATCTATTGCTCGACATTAAACAGTCACGTAATCGATCAATCGAACCTCGAGATCTCAATAGCCAGCGCATAAACATCTAGTTTCTGAACTTGTAAAGcgcgggaaaatttgaattcctAGAGATTTGAATGCTCAGTAAACTTTCTCGGGTTTCATGTTCTCCGGATAATATTTGAGATTTTCAAAGAGCgaataaatatgatatattatatgatttatatataaaaactctaagataacaattttttttttaacttctcatatttttagtattcttattattattattttatataactttgatattataaaaaaaaattgctcgTTATAGAATGATGTCGCGTTTAAAATTGAGTCGATTacataaaacatatatatacacatatatatatatatatatatatatatatatatatatatatatatatatatatatatatatatatatatatatatatatatatatatatatatatatatatatatatatatatatgtatattttttttttttatattgtagtgagtaattagttttttttaattgatgaaaaaatgtCCTTGTCTTTATTATATtgcgacatatatatatatatatatatatatatatatatatatatatatatatatatatatatatatatgagaaaaaaaatgaaatttactgacaatatattttaaaattcattttataagaaaactatcaaagatataaaaaaaatcataaggaccaaatttgtagagaattcaatttcctacaaaaatgtcctgattgatatttttgatatttttgatattttagccagaaattaaatttgaaaataaaaaaataaattcaaatttttttttaattcatagatttataattaaacttgaATTCGTACCTCAActgtccattttaccccaaaaGTACCTCAGAGcatttttgttcaaaatttaattctctacaaaaaaggtatctttgaatttttccctCCGTCCACTCCTTCCCTCtttaaaatcagttttttGTGTTATCCCTTTTTtgaacgaaaaataaatttaaaaaaaaatttttcccgcgcaaagaaaaaattcaaaaaactccCGCAAATtttgttacaaaatttttgctcCATCATATCTAtcacataaattaatatgtcCGTAGTCTATAATTATTccaattacataaaaaaaaaaaaaaaaaaaaaaaaaaaactttatctcccatccaaaaaaaattccactgaAGTTTTATCTCATATATTAAcataatatacataaatatataatatataaaatatatctagAAGGAATTTTATTCTATAGTTTTCAATGttcatatatttcatatatattttaaacataGAAGACCTCGactagaccaaaaaaaaaatggacacccaggtaatttttttttttttttaattaagacgCGGATTAAATTCtatctaattaaatatatgtatatatgtatatataaaataccagggtttatatatataaatagttgtattctataaatattaaagcataatatatataaataaaaagtgtacCCCAAACTTCACTATAGTCTAGACTacactttaaatttaacgcAGCCGCATTTGCGATACTTCTGTGGGAAATTTGCATTTATAAGTTTCTAACCtcatttatgaaattttatcagaatcagaaaacatataaatttacgtttaataaaaaatatgaaattttgaatttaattttgatttttttattaattaattaattgattaatggAAATTTGAAGTCGAGGTTgagaattaatattaaaaaaaaaaaagtaggagtgtcttttagaaaattttgtcaaaatgataaatacacgtgtaagttttttttgaattttgagagGGAAATGGgagctttgaaaattttttaagtgctTTGGAAAATGTATGAGTTTTTAATTGGagggaaatttgaatttgatttttataggaaattttttttggtggtGTGGAGGTTAGTGTACATGGGAATTGAAggaaaaatggtttttttgaGGGAGATAAGGGGTAATTTTGTTTGAAGTTAAGTAAAGTGGGGACGGGAAATTTAAGGGGGTGGAAAATTGGTTTAGGGGTTtctagtttaattttatgggGTTTTTGATGGTactagtaaatttttgagGTAATTTCCGttagtttgagtacccacatcgatatgtttgaaaaaaaaaattgtttatggGTAAAATGGTCACTTGTAATTAAAGTGAGATATtgggtatttaattttatgggaTTTTTGATGGTACTAgtgaatttttgagaaaatttccggtagtttgagtacccacatcgatatgttttgataataaaattttttatgggtaAAATGGTCACTTGTAATTAAAGTGAGAGATtgtaaagttaattttatggaattttttatggtaCTAGTGAATTTTTGAGGTAATTTTCGgtagtttgagtacccacatcgatatgtttgaaaaagaaaaaaaaatattaatgattaattaaaaaaaaatgattaacaataaaataaacggtGTATTTTACCGgatatcgatgtgggtactcattccacgggaaattttataaacttttcatAAATCCTAGtgattttttagtgaaaaataattagctcgtaaaaaaacataattagtGTCTTAtacacaattaaaatatataccaaAGACTTTGTCGTAATATATcattgtgggtactcatttaaCGCGCAATCACATCAGGGACTCAAGTATCCTAGTCgttttgcaattaaaaatgtcCCCCCATCTCCAAGTTACAAAATCATCTATTTACTTTTCCTAaacaagataaataattaattcttttttttgttgacagACATTGGCAATTGTGGGAGCCGTAGGCACGATAATAATAGGAGTAACGATACATTATTTGAttcgtaagaaaaaaaaggcgGGAATTCTGCTAGAGGAtccgttaaaaaaatacaacctGCCGTTgattgaaaaagaaataataagtcaCGACACCAGGAGGTTCAGATTCGGGTTACCGAGTAATCAACACGTGCTTGGACTCCCTATCGGCCAGCATATCCATTTGTCTGCTGAAATAAACGGGGAAATAGTAATACGCGCTTACACTCCAGTTTCCAGCGACGACGACCGCGGGTTCGTCGATTTGGTTGTCAAGgttcgaattttatttatttgttaatttatattcatgcAGGTGGTTAATTTGGTGATTCTTCGCAGGTTTACTTCAAGAATGTGCACCCAAAGTTCCCAGAGGGGGGTAAGATGAGCCAGTATTTAGAGAGCATGAAAATTGGAGATGAAATTGCATTTAAAGGACCCTCTGGGAGACTAGTTTATCAAGGCAAAGGTACTTTCGCTATCAGGTTGTTGAGGAAGGAACCACCCACTCAGTATCATGTCAAAAAggtcattattataattattattatttattttattatttaaatgtcaaaattgAACTGATTCCGGACAAATTCAAGTTTCTGATGCTCCAATTGGTTTTCTGGGGAATCTATCAAAGATACGGCTAAAGTGGACATAGACAAACTTGtgcagaattaaatttcctacaaaattgctCATGACCGTTTTTCTCGTATCTTTGATAGGAGCGCCAGAAATTCCATTTGcggatcaaaaaatttgtttaaggGCTCATTTATTCggtagtttatatttttacacttAAACTTGCATTTGCGGCTGAAAAACTAGACCTACGATAAAATGGCTCAGgaacttttttattcagaattaaattctctataaaaaaggtctgatTGACTTTTGAGCTCACGTGAATCCTCTGGCCGAAAAATGAATCCAAAGTTATCTCGCAAAATTAtcgctattttttattacgaaatttataaaagtatcgATAGTTCGGTAGCTGTCATAGATAATTAGACTCAGTGGCGGTCATTAGAAAGCTGATTGCATTCTCTATAACTTTTATCCTCACAAAAAAATCCGTAGAGTCAGTAGCTACCGAGCTGCAGTCTCCCAACGCCCGGAAGATGAGCCCGCGGGAATTTTCTTGCTCCAAACTCTTGACTTGGACTTTAAAATGGTGAAACTAAAAAACCGTTGGTCCTACGAGATTTAacaaagaattcaaaattgtagtaaattaaatttcctttccaaTGAGCTCCTCAAACGTTCGTTTATCTCAATCctttcccgcgtaatttaaactcgagtgtttttaaaaataaatccgcGGAATCAGTTGCTCCGttgactaataaaaatatttttattaaaggtTGTAATGATTGCTGGAGGTACTGGAATAACTCCAATGCTCCAGTTGATACGCGCCATCACGAAGGATCCTTCGGACTCGACCAAAGTTTCACTCTTGTTCGCAAATCAAACCGAAAAAGACATTTTGCTGCGCGATGAATTGGAGCAAGTGCTCAAAAATCATCCAGATCAATTCAAACTCTGGTACACCATCGACTCCAGCAGCGACGACTGGAAGTATTCGACTGGTCACATCAATGCCGAGATGATAAAAGCCCACATGTATCCTCCCGCAGACGACACAATCGTTCTAATGTGCGGCCCTCCGCCCATGATCAATTTCGCCTGCACTCCGAATCTCGACAAGTTGGGCTACGATTCAAAGTTACGATtcgcttattaattttttccacttttctatttttaatttaaatatgcgTTTTATTAATGTTgttaattagtattaatagttaaagaaagtaatttatcaaacactttttttgtaaatttactgtacaataaaaatcttttaatttaagaaaattttcctttttttcaagattttcTTGGAAAATATTCAACTTGCGGAAAATtcataagagaccttttttgtaggaaatttaatttcctacaaattcgatccttatcatttttatcatatctctGATAGTTTGCCCGTAAATACCTTATATACAAAAACAATTACagattttttcaagaaaactTTTCAGAAATTTCGAACCCGAGTCTTTGAGTTCCAATTACTCGTAAACTATCAAATTTTCGGGAAATTTATAAGAGACcctttttgtaggaaattcaatttcctacaaatttggtcctcatcatttttatcatatctctCTTAGTTTGCCCAGAATCTtaattcaaagttaaaaaagtatttaatgagTTCCAAAGCCCGCCATTTTGTCgtcaagtttttaaattcaaaatgtcCGCCCttctcatttttttccaaaaaggTATCCAGACCTTTTCTACACAAAATCGAATTCTCAGCAAAATAAGACgggtaattttttgatattcatcattttcacccagtatatttattcaaactcgAGAAACTATAAACTCGCGGCCATCTATTGGCGcctttttgaactttttcaaaaaagtgtTTCTCTAATGGTAAGACTATTCCAATGACTCCATGCTTACCAACAATGATTCTgaatcattactattatttattagtcagTCAGAAGTAAATAGACGCCACATTTTTATGGGCGCGACCAttgacttatttattaattatttattaatttacaaaataattatcgtgtGTTCAatgactaattattattaattattgattataaataaaaaataaaaggagaaaaaaatttataaccgCAACaatgaaacaaatattttttttgttattaattattggactattttataaacaaggtaattattaattattaattaaaaattttaattaaaaaagaaatttcaaaaattaaaataatttttttttcgaaatgctttaaaaaaatttttttttcggatgaggggaaaataaaaaaatttgtggaattttttttgggttaaattatttgaatttaaaatttttgattataatttaattgattacagTATCAGCTGCTGGTGGATGGCTACTGTGCTACAAATGTAACAGTAATCAACCAGGATGTGGTACTCCACTTAATTGGTTATGGTACTGGGGTGAATACTGTCCAGAACCTGATGACGTATGTGTCAAAGTCATCGAACGCAAAGgaggtaattttaaaaaaaaattttgaatttatcgattttttttcgatatatcgaattaccaaaatcgatatatcgatcgATAAAAGTCGATTGTAAATTTGgaatataaattaatcgatttatatcaatatatcaaatttcgagtatcgatatatcgatttgcAATCGAGATATCGATGGCTTAAGATcgataatttcaaatataaaatatttgaattttttttcgatatatcgaattttaagtatcgatatatcgattagtAATTCAAGATATTGAATTTCaagtatcgatatatcgattagtAATTCGAGGTATCGAATTTTaagtatcgatatatcgattagtAATTCAAGATATTGAATTTCaagtatcgatatatcgattaataaTTCGAGGTATCGAATTTTaagtatcgatatatcgat is a window from the Microplitis demolitor isolate Queensland-Clemson2020A chromosome 4, iyMicDemo2.1a, whole genome shotgun sequence genome containing:
- the LOC103574668 gene encoding NADH-cytochrome b5 reductase 3 isoform X1 is translated as MINTRTLAIVGAVGTIIIGVTIHYLIRKKKKAGILLEDPLKKYNLPLIEKEIISHDTRRFRFGLPSNQHVLGLPIGQHIHLSAEINGEIVIRAYTPVSSDDDRGFVDLVVKVYFKNVHPKFPEGGKMSQYLESMKIGDEIAFKGPSGRLVYQGKGTFAIRLLRKEPPTQYHVKKVVMIAGGTGITPMLQLIRAITKDPSDSTKVSLLFANQTEKDILLRDELEQVLKNHPDQFKLWYTIDSSSDDWKYSTGHINAEMIKAHMYPPADDTIVLMCGPPPMINFACTPNLDKLGYDSKLRFAY
- the LOC103574668 gene encoding NADH-cytochrome b5 reductase 3 isoform X2, which encodes MDTQTLAIVGAVGTIIIGVTIHYLIRKKKKAGILLEDPLKKYNLPLIEKEIISHDTRRFRFGLPSNQHVLGLPIGQHIHLSAEINGEIVIRAYTPVSSDDDRGFVDLVVKVYFKNVHPKFPEGGKMSQYLESMKIGDEIAFKGPSGRLVYQGKGTFAIRLLRKEPPTQYHVKKVVMIAGGTGITPMLQLIRAITKDPSDSTKVSLLFANQTEKDILLRDELEQVLKNHPDQFKLWYTIDSSSDDWKYSTGHINAEMIKAHMYPPADDTIVLMCGPPPMINFACTPNLDKLGYDSKLRFAY